A genomic segment from Propionibacteriaceae bacterium ZF39 encodes:
- a CDS encoding cytochrome P450, whose translation MTDTEPSGVPDQRRARRPDEPSTPRVEQGPRVWRIRSLEAAREVLRARHATTQAGFTAEAIPHRLRHHPILVSDGPLHDEQRSKVARFFAPMVVAKGYMGHLESVADRLLTQADPPVTVDELALHYSVEVTARIVGLTESPVPAMSRRLVSFFNQPPFDLTKPRLGRTNRQWARAALNALVPIGRFYWQDVRPAIRRRRARPADDIISHLIAEGYSNTDILIECVTYGTAGMVTTREFICMAVWHLLDNPDLLARYRAGDPRERHAILNEIIRLEPVVGHLYRRVQQPLRVHDGPDTFDLAPGDLVDVCVRAVNTDERAVGEEAYALRPGRTLPPRLDASVMSFGDGAHRCPGQPLALTETDVLLTRLLELAPWLVSRPSVSWDALIEGYRLRGLVVAWNAGRSGQGRP comes from the coding sequence ATGACCGACACCGAGCCGAGCGGGGTGCCCGATCAGCGCCGGGCGCGGCGACCCGATGAGCCCTCCACTCCGCGCGTCGAGCAGGGTCCGCGGGTGTGGCGGATCCGGTCACTGGAGGCAGCGCGGGAGGTCCTGCGCGCCCGGCATGCGACGACGCAGGCGGGCTTCACCGCGGAGGCGATCCCCCACCGTCTCAGGCATCATCCGATTCTTGTCTCCGACGGCCCGCTCCACGATGAGCAACGGTCGAAGGTCGCCCGGTTCTTCGCGCCGATGGTGGTGGCGAAGGGCTATATGGGCCACCTCGAGTCGGTCGCGGATCGCCTGCTGACCCAGGCCGATCCCCCGGTCACGGTGGACGAGCTGGCCCTGCATTACAGCGTCGAGGTCACCGCCCGGATTGTCGGGCTGACCGAGTCGCCGGTGCCCGCCATGAGCCGGCGCCTGGTCAGCTTCTTCAACCAACCGCCGTTCGACCTGACGAAACCACGGCTGGGGCGGACCAACCGCCAGTGGGCCCGCGCCGCGCTCAACGCTCTCGTGCCGATCGGGCGGTTCTATTGGCAGGACGTGCGTCCGGCGATCAGGCGCCGCCGCGCGCGGCCGGCCGACGACATCATCAGTCACCTGATCGCAGAGGGATACTCCAACACCGACATCCTCATCGAATGCGTGACCTATGGCACGGCCGGCATGGTCACCACCCGCGAGTTCATCTGCATGGCCGTGTGGCACCTGCTCGACAACCCGGACCTGCTGGCCCGCTATCGGGCCGGCGATCCGCGCGAGCGCCACGCGATCCTCAACGAGATCATCCGGCTCGAGCCGGTGGTCGGTCACCTCTATCGCCGCGTACAGCAACCGCTCCGCGTCCACGACGGTCCGGACACGTTCGATCTGGCGCCGGGGGATCTGGTGGACGTGTGCGTTCGCGCAGTCAACACCGATGAGCGCGCGGTGGGCGAGGAGGCGTACGCGCTGCGTCCCGGGCGTACGCTGCCCCCGCGACTGGATGCGTCGGTCATGAGCTTCGGCGACGGCGCCCACCGCTGCCCCGGCCAGCCGCTGGCGCTCACCGAAACCGATGTGCTCCTGACGCGGCTCCTGGAGCTGGCACCCTGGCTGGTCAGCCGACCATCGGTGAGCTGGGATGCGTTGATCGAGGGCTACCGGCTGCGCGGTCTCGTCGTGGCGTGGAACGCCGGCCGCTCGGGCCAGGGACGCCCCTGA
- a CDS encoding tryptophan-rich sensory protein, with product MSSRLALVTGATGYVGSQLVPILLENGWRVRVLSRSREKLEKLPWADRVEVVLGNADVQEDVARALAGADVAWYLLHSMGEGGDLLEQERQLASLFGAEAARAGVGRLVYLGGLHPEGELSEHLRSRVEVGEVLMASGVPTAVLQAGVVIGEGSTSFRMLRHLSERLPGAIAPSWITNRIQPIAVADLMHYLVAAAELPDEVNRTFDIGGSDVVRYCDMMKRYAEVVGLGPRLVITAPVTTPDPAAHWIGLVTPVGAGVARPLIGSLLHDTIVKERDLDDLVGPPPGGHTGFDDAVRAAVAGTDTRRWRRMLARTAAGVAATAVLGSIATTPNSRWYRRLRKPSFQPPAAAFPLVWTLLYADIAVISALVLADLGEEGRQEEQRAYAIALAVNLALNAGWSWVFFRGHRLGPATIVAALLAVSSADLARRAAKVSPQRGVLLAPYAAWTGFATVLTAAIAARNPGTVRR from the coding sequence ATGAGTTCCCGACTCGCACTCGTCACCGGCGCCACCGGCTATGTCGGCAGCCAACTCGTCCCGATCCTGTTGGAGAACGGCTGGCGCGTCCGCGTACTCTCACGCTCGCGGGAGAAGCTCGAGAAGCTCCCGTGGGCCGATCGCGTCGAGGTTGTCCTCGGCAACGCTGACGTGCAGGAGGACGTGGCCCGGGCGCTCGCCGGCGCCGACGTGGCCTGGTATCTCCTGCACTCGATGGGCGAGGGCGGTGACCTGCTCGAGCAGGAGCGGCAGCTGGCGTCGCTCTTCGGAGCCGAGGCCGCGCGAGCCGGGGTCGGTCGGCTCGTCTATCTCGGCGGGTTGCATCCCGAGGGCGAGCTGTCGGAGCATCTGCGCAGTCGGGTCGAGGTGGGTGAAGTCCTGATGGCGAGCGGGGTGCCGACCGCGGTCCTCCAGGCCGGAGTCGTGATCGGCGAGGGCTCGACCTCGTTCCGGATGCTGCGGCATCTGTCCGAGCGACTGCCCGGCGCGATTGCGCCGTCGTGGATCACCAACCGCATCCAGCCCATCGCCGTCGCCGACCTGATGCACTACCTGGTCGCGGCAGCCGAGCTGCCGGACGAGGTGAACCGGACGTTCGATATCGGCGGTTCGGACGTGGTGCGCTACTGCGACATGATGAAACGGTACGCCGAGGTGGTCGGTCTGGGTCCACGCCTGGTGATCACCGCGCCCGTCACGACCCCCGATCCGGCGGCCCACTGGATCGGCCTCGTCACCCCGGTCGGTGCCGGTGTCGCCCGGCCGCTGATCGGGTCGCTGCTGCATGACACGATCGTCAAGGAACGTGACCTCGACGACCTCGTCGGGCCGCCACCGGGTGGGCACACGGGGTTCGACGACGCCGTGCGGGCTGCCGTTGCAGGGACGGACACGCGACGCTGGCGGCGCATGCTGGCCCGCACCGCGGCCGGCGTCGCCGCGACCGCGGTGTTGGGCTCGATCGCCACCACCCCGAATTCGCGGTGGTATCGCCGCCTCCGCAAGCCCTCCTTCCAGCCCCCCGCCGCGGCATTCCCGCTGGTCTGGACGCTGTTGTATGCCGACATCGCCGTCATCTCCGCCCTCGTCCTGGCCGATCTGGGCGAGGAGGGCCGGCAGGAGGAGCAGCGGGCGTACGCCATCGCCCTGGCGGTCAATCTCGCGCTGAACGCGGGTTGGAGCTGGGTGTTCTTCCGGGGTCACCGGCTGGGCCCGGCAACGATCGTGGCGGCGCTGCTGGCCGTGAGTTCGGCCGATCTGGCGCGGCGCGCCGCGAAGGTGTCGCCGCAGCGCGGAGTTCTGCTCGCGCCCTATGCGGCGTGGACAGGATTCGCCACGGTGCTGACCGCCGCCATCGCTGCCAGGAACCCGGGAACCGTCCGCCGATGA